In Deltaproteobacteria bacterium, the genomic window CAGAATTATCCGAAGGGGAACAAGGTTCCCGACGCCCTCTTGAAACAGGCCCTTTCCTTCATGAAACTGGGGGATACGACGAGCGCGAAGCTGCTGCTTCAGAGAGTGATCAACGATTATCCCAACACGACATCGGCCCGGCGGGCCCGCGAGGAGTTGCTTTCCATAAAAGAATCCTGAAAGCTCAGTTCAGAAATTCCGGCGTAATCCCCGGGGGAAGGGTCAGTTCAAAAAATGACGTATCCTCCGGGGTCACTTTTTTCAGGGTCTCATAGCGGAGAAAGACCGTCGTGCCCGCTTCATCTTCCAGTGAGAGAACCATCCGTTTCGGGTAACCGGTCGCCTCATCGTAGTTCTCGTAAGAAACCCGGTAGGGAACATCTCCCGGTTCTTCGGAGCCGCTGGAATCAATACGCATCGTTCGGAGTCGTTCGGGCTCGATCCAGATGCTCATCACCGGTTTTCCGTTCCCGGTAATGTCGATACGCCACGATCCGTTTTCAGCCTCCTGTGAAAACCGGTGCTCAGTGACGGTTTCGAGCGGTATCGTTCCGGACAGGAGGGATACCATGTCCCGCACTGAAAGAGGGATATCAAAAAAGCGCAGCAGGTTCTCACGCGTGGTAAAACCGCTGAAGAACCGGCTTTCCCCCGGCAGGAAAGCCTGGAAAACGGTGCCGTCGGAGGTGAAGTAAAGATCGGGCGGGCCGAAAAACCCGATCGTCTCCATTCTCAGGAATGACGGTTGCCGCAGGGCAAGAGCGATGGTCCGGGTATATCTGCCCCGCGACGAATCAATGGTTATGACAGCCATCGCCTTGAGAATGCTTCCCCGGTCATGTTGAGCATTGATGATATCGATGATGTCCCGGGCCGGCGGGACCGCTCGCGCTTCCTTCACCGGCACCGTCCTGAGGGAGCATCCGGCCAGAAGTGCCAGCATGATCACAAGCACGGCCGCACGAATCGTCTTTCTCATGGGGCTCTCAATTCTGCGGATATGTCAGTTCTTCTATTTTTTTCTTCACGGCCCCCTCGTTCTCAGGGTTCAGTTCAAGGGCCTTTCGATATTGTTCGAGGGCTTCCGGGATCCTCCCGGCTTCCCGGTAGACATCACCCAGATGTTCTCTGACCGTCGGGTCTTCCGGAATGATACGGGCTGCGTCTTCGAGGTTTTCGATCGCCGGTTTGAGTTTCTTCTGCCGGAAGTACACCCATCCAAGGCTGTCCATGATGTATCCGTTGTTCGGCCGCAGTTCGAGGGCTTGCTTGATGAGCCGTTCCGCCTCGTCAAGGCGGATACCCCGGTCGGCGTAACTGTATCCGATGAAATTAAGAGCTTCCGCGTGTTGCGGATCCTGTTTCAGGACGTCCTGCATCGCAGCGATACTTTCCTCGTGACGGTTCGTTTTTTCGTATATGATGCCGAGGCGGTAGTAGAGATCTATGCCGTCCGGGATGAGAAAGATCCCGTCTTTGATCGTTTTTTCCGCTTTGTCAAAGGCTTCCTTCTCTTCATAGAGGACCGAGAGGAACACATAGAGCTGTTCCTCCCTGTTCTTTTTTTCTACTGCGTCACGGAGCAGTTCTATCGCACCGTCCAAGTCGCTTTCATTCTGGAGGATCAGACCCATCTGGATCCGTGCCGGTGGGAACAGGTCGGAATCTTCCGTTATCCTTCCGTACAATTCGAAGGCCTTCGACGGTTCATCCAATTTTTCGTATGCCGAGGCCAGGAAGAAAAGCGCCCGGTGATGATCGGGATTTCTTCTCAGGACGGTCTCGAATTCCTCTGCGGCCCGCCGGTAATTGTTTCCCTCAAAATAATAGGCGAGGCCGAGTGAAAAATTAGCCTCCACGTGGCTGTCATCGATCGCGAGCAGGGATTCGAAAACGTCGATAGCCTCGGTATAGCGGTGCAGTTTGAGAAGCACCGTTCCGAGCCGGTATCGTGCGTTGATGGTGTCCGGTTCCGCCTCGATGAACTGCCGGTACAGGTCGATCGCCTCGTTTTCCTGCTCACGGCTTTCGTAAAGCATGCCCAGATCTATCAGGGCCGGTTCATAGCCCGGTTTTGTTGCAAGGACCTTTTTGAACCACTCTTCAGCTTCATCGGCGTTTCCCTTCGCTTCATACAAGGTGGCCAACTGGTACATACCCATAACATTTTCCGGATCGCGTTCGAGAAGCTTTTCAACGGCGACGATGGCCGCATCGTAATTTTCAAGCTGCCGGTGGAACATGCTCAGGAAAAGGTAAGGCTCGAGCCGTTCCGGTTCGATCTCCACGACCCGCTCATACTCTGCGATGGCCCGTTCATATTGCTTAAGGTTCCCGTACAGGCCGCCGAGCAGCACGTGGGTATCGAAATCATCGGGATTATACGAGAGCGAGGTTTCCAGGAGTCCGACGGCCCTGTCTACCTCCCCCTTTTTCAGGTACAGTCGTGCCAATTCGATCCTCAGGAAGGGTGATGTGACGTCATCGCTCAGGCTTTTGCGGTATTCGTTGATGGCCTTGTCCGTTTCACCGCGCAAGGCGTAAAGGGTCCCCAGTGAATAGTGATAATAGGCTTCTTCGTGTGATGATCCGGGATGGGAAGGGGACATCACCGAAAGCCCACCCCTGACATCGGGCAGACTCGTACAGGCGATGGTAATGAGAAACGCTATTCCTGTCGCGATCATTGTTCCTGCTGTTTTGAATCGTCGTTTCATCGGGTTCAACCAACCAGCCGTGACAATGGGACGACCTCGATCCCCTTCTCTTTAAGCAGCGGCAAGGCTTTTCTGAGGGCGGCCACGGTGCTCGGGTAGGGATGGCCGATGAGGATGAGGGTATCCCACCGGTCCGTCGACTCCGCGACGGCGCTCAGTATGTTCAACGTCTTTTCGTAATCCTGTTCGTTATCGATGAAAATGTCGCGGGCCGCGTGCCTGATATCGATCATCCGGGCGACCCGGTTTCCCACGGATCTGCCCGTGGTCATGCTGTCGAGAAAGAAGAGGTTTTTCCCCTTCAGGAACTGCATTAACTGTTTCAGGCGTTCTTCATCCTCCATGAATCTCGATCCCATGTGATTGTTGACACCGCACGCGTAGGGCACTGAATCGAGGTCCGATTCAAGATGTTCTCTGATCTCCTGTTCGCACATGGTGGTGAAAAGAGCGCCGGTGCCCGGATCTTTTTCGGGATATCCGTGGGGTTCCATGGGAAGATGAAGAAGGACATCCCTTCCTGCATAATGGACCCGCGTTGCGGCTTCGGAGGAGCAGCGAAGGTGCGGCAGCACCGCAAATGTTATGGGAACGTTCATGGCAAGAAGCTCATCGATGACCGCCATGTCCCGTCCGATATCATCGATGATGATAGCGACGTTCTTTCCCCGGAGCGTTTCCGCTTCGGGACCAAACGGTCTCAAGGCGGGTTCCGCGACCTTTCCGGGAGGCGCTTTTCCCTTTGGCGGTAACGCCACCGTCCGCTGCTGATAAAACCGGTAGGCCAGAAAAACCACGACGGTGCAGAGGATGACGACACCGGTACAGACGAAGATGTTTTTCCTATATGATCCCTTTTTTCTCCGTTTCACGCCTGTCAGCTCGCCCTGTCTGTCCCCTGTTTTTTCAGAATCTGCCAACTTTTCAGTATGTCGACAGCTGTTTTGAGCTGGAGGTCTTTTTCCAGATCAACGCCGATGATGTCCTCCGATATTTCATCCGTCTCATCGGTTGAACCGCCCTCATCCGGCGTGCCTTCCGGTTCTTCGATGGTCTCTCCTTCTCCTTCTATATGGTTCTTCAGGTCTTTTTCCCTCAGCCGCTTAATCTTTTCCTTTGCCGTCAGGCGGTGGTCCACGGATTCCACCACGATGTCAGGGGCGATGCCCTTTGCCTGGATCGATGTTCCGCTGGGCGTATAGTACTTTGCCACTGTCAATTTCAGCGCCGAGCCGTCGCTCAGGGGCGTTACTATCTGAACGGAGCCCTTGCCGAAGGACTGGGTACCCAGGATCAGGGCCCGGCCGTTGTCCTGAAGAGCGCCGGCGACGATCTCGGAAGCGCTGGCGGTTCCTCCGTTTATCAGGACGACCATGGGGCAGGTCACTTCATCTCCATCGTCTTGTGCCTTGAATATCTTTTCCGAGTCGTCCTGCCGGCCCTTTGAAGAGACAATGACACCGGAGGAGAGGAAGATGTCCGAGACCCTGACCGCCTGGGTCAGCAGGCCACCGGGATTGTTCCGCATGTCGAGGACCATACCCTTCAGGGGTTCATCCTTTATGGAGATCTCATCAAGGGCGTCCTCGAGTTCCTGAGTTGTCGTTTCCTGGAAGTTCGTCAATCTGATATAGCCGATACCGTCTTCGAACACCCTGTTCTTGACACTCTGGATCTTGATCTTGTCACGGGTTATTTCATATTCTTTCGGCTGATCGAAGCCCTCGCGCATGATCGATATGGTTACGGTGGTGCCCACCGTCCCCCGCAGTTTGTGGACCGCGTCGTATATGGTGAAACCCTTGGTGGATTCTCCGTCGATCCCGACTATCTGGTCCCCTGCCTTGAGCCCCGCTCGGTATGCCGGAGTGTCTTCAAGGGGCGCTACAACGGTTATGATGTCGTCAACAAGGGTGATCTCGATACCGAGACCGCCGAAGACCCCCTTGGTGCTTACCGAAAGGTCCTTGTACATCTCGGGTGTCAGATATACGCTGTGAGGATCGAGTGTTTTTATCATGCCCTTGATGGCGCCTTCTATGACCGTCTTCGAATCCACTTCCTCGACATAGTCGTTCTCGATCATGTCAAGTACCTGGTTGAAAAGCTTCAGGTTTTTATAGGTGTCCTTATCAGCGCACATTGCCTTGTCTATACGCGGTACGCCGGAGAGTGCGAGAAACAGAACGAGGATTATAAGGATCAGGAAAAGGACGCCTTTTTTACTGACATTCACATTCATTCAATACCTCCACGACACAGGTTCTCTCTATAAGAATGGAAAACATACCACCATTCATTCATTCATTTCCAATTTTTTTTGATCAACCGGAAACGGCATTTCACTTTGGTCCCTTTTCAACGGCCCTGGAATTGAAGTGAAAAAATACGGTCGTATTATTCCCGAATCTCGAATCCCGATCCCCGAATCCCGACCTCTACTAAAGCGTCCACCGCGGCCCCGAGAAAAAATACTGAGCGATAAGACCGGCGATGGGAGGAAAGAAAAAGGTCGTGGCCAGCCTGATGATGGTGAATTTCCAGCCCAGTATCCCCACTTCCATGGGGATCCTGCTGACCGCCCAGAGGGACCATCCCGTGAGAAAGGCCACCATGGTTCCGACACCGGCGCCCGATTGGAGGAGCCCCGCGGCAATGGGAAGGCTCACGTATGGACCGCCCGGTGAAAAACCACCGGCGATGGTGCCTATGATGATGCCCCGTATACCCGATTCTGCGCCCACCCAGCGGGAAAGCATGTCGTGGGGGAGAAGCACCTGTACCAGGCCTGCAACGATAAATGCAAAAAAGAGGAGGGGCAGGATCTGGATGGTCATTGCGGCGGCGAGCTTCAGCCCGGCCGTGTGCTGACCTTCGCCGCGCGCATATGCCAGGGCGAAGAGGCCGACGGCGAGCACGGCCATGATGATCGTGGGGATCAGCATATTTTTTGACCTCTCGTTTTTCATGGGATCAATTCACCTGTATTCGCGGTACTGCTCGTACCGTCAGACCGCCTCGATCCTGCATGGAACATACCGGTGAAGCGGGGTGGCGGCGAACCGGTCCC contains:
- a CDS encoding DUF4292 domain-containing protein, whose translation is MRKTIRAAVLVIMLALLAGCSLRTVPVKEARAVPPARDIIDIINAQHDRGSILKAMAVITIDSSRGRYTRTIALALRQPSFLRMETIGFFGPPDLYFTSDGTVFQAFLPGESRFFSGFTTRENLLRFFDIPLSVRDMVSLLSGTIPLETVTEHRFSQEAENGSWRIDITGNGKPVMSIWIEPERLRTMRIDSSGSEEPGDVPYRVSYENYDEATGYPKRMVLSLEDEAGTTVFLRYETLKKVTPEDTSFFELTLPPGITPEFLN
- a CDS encoding tetratricopeptide repeat protein is translated as MKRRFKTAGTMIATGIAFLITIACTSLPDVRGGLSVMSPSHPGSSHEEAYYHYSLGTLYALRGETDKAINEYRKSLSDDVTSPFLRIELARLYLKKGEVDRAVGLLETSLSYNPDDFDTHVLLGGLYGNLKQYERAIAEYERVVEIEPERLEPYLFLSMFHRQLENYDAAIVAVEKLLERDPENVMGMYQLATLYEAKGNADEAEEWFKKVLATKPGYEPALIDLGMLYESREQENEAIDLYRQFIEAEPDTINARYRLGTVLLKLHRYTEAIDVFESLLAIDDSHVEANFSLGLAYYFEGNNYRRAAEEFETVLRRNPDHHRALFFLASAYEKLDEPSKAFELYGRITEDSDLFPPARIQMGLILQNESDLDGAIELLRDAVEKKNREEQLYVFLSVLYEEKEAFDKAEKTIKDGIFLIPDGIDLYYRLGIIYEKTNRHEESIAAMQDVLKQDPQHAEALNFIGYSYADRGIRLDEAERLIKQALELRPNNGYIMDSLGWVYFRQKKLKPAIENLEDAARIIPEDPTVREHLGDVYREAGRIPEALEQYRKALELNPENEGAVKKKIEELTYPQN
- a CDS encoding divergent polysaccharide deacetylase family protein, which produces MKRRKKGSYRKNIFVCTGVVILCTVVVFLAYRFYQQRTVALPPKGKAPPGKVAEPALRPFGPEAETLRGKNVAIIIDDIGRDMAVIDELLAMNVPITFAVLPHLRCSSEAATRVHYAGRDVLLHLPMEPHGYPEKDPGTGALFTTMCEQEIREHLESDLDSVPYACGVNNHMGSRFMEDEERLKQLMQFLKGKNLFFLDSMTTGRSVGNRVARMIDIRHAARDIFIDNEQDYEKTLNILSAVAESTDRWDTLILIGHPYPSTVAALRKALPLLKEKGIEVVPLSRLVG
- a CDS encoding S41 family peptidase, translating into MNVNVSKKGVLFLILIILVLFLALSGVPRIDKAMCADKDTYKNLKLFNQVLDMIENDYVEEVDSKTVIEGAIKGMIKTLDPHSVYLTPEMYKDLSVSTKGVFGGLGIEITLVDDIITVVAPLEDTPAYRAGLKAGDQIVGIDGESTKGFTIYDAVHKLRGTVGTTVTISIMREGFDQPKEYEITRDKIKIQSVKNRVFEDGIGYIRLTNFQETTTQELEDALDEISIKDEPLKGMVLDMRNNPGGLLTQAVRVSDIFLSSGVIVSSKGRQDDSEKIFKAQDDGDEVTCPMVVLINGGTASASEIVAGALQDNGRALILGTQSFGKGSVQIVTPLSDGSALKLTVAKYYTPSGTSIQAKGIAPDIVVESVDHRLTAKEKIKRLREKDLKNHIEGEGETIEEPEGTPDEGGSTDETDEISEDIIGVDLEKDLQLKTAVDILKSWQILKKQGTDRAS
- a CDS encoding permease; its protein translation is MLIPTIIMAVLAVGLFALAYARGEGQHTAGLKLAAAMTIQILPLLFFAFIVAGLVQVLLPHDMLSRWVGAESGIRGIIIGTIAGGFSPGGPYVSLPIAAGLLQSGAGVGTMVAFLTGWSLWAVSRIPMEVGILGWKFTIIRLATTFFFPPIAGLIAQYFFSGPRWTL